In a genomic window of Quercus lobata isolate SW786 chromosome 4, ValleyOak3.0 Primary Assembly, whole genome shotgun sequence:
- the LOC115987874 gene encoding beta-amyrin 28-monooxygenase-like — MVSLIGIILGVIMDFSQIMLHLVVFSISFSLIFLIYKRKSTPAKLPPGKKGWPIIGETLEFAGIGQKGTPEMFIKDRMRKYSLDLFKTSMFGENMVVCCGASGHKFLFSNEKKCVVTWWPHSVDHVALSPESIENFVPEDSIKVRRAIVQYLKPEALQYFIPIMDSMTKEHLEADWSPNKQVKVFPLTMKYTFSLACRLFLSVTDPNHVARLSDIFAPIINGFLCVPVNIPGTAYNRAIKAGHVIRQEFLQVIKQRKKELSENTEKVSRDFLTNTLLALNENGRFIDDMLIATNIMALIIGGHETTTTTITFVMKYLAEYPHVYSEVFKEQMEIARSKGPNDLLNWDDIKKMKYSWNVACETLRLTPPIAGTFRKAIDDCTYAGFTIPKGWKILWSPYSTHKNPEYFPDPGKFDPLRFEGNGPAPYTFVPFGGGPRICPGREYARLKILVFIHNVVTRFKWEKVIPDEKINYKPAPNPAEGLPVYLKPHNHKY; from the exons ATGGTCTCACTCATTGGTATAATTTTGGGAGTTATTATGGATTTCTCCCAAATCATGCTTCACCTTGTAGTCTTTAGtatttcattctctctcatCTTCCTCATATATAAACGAAAATCGACTCCTGCCAAGTTGCCACCAGGTAAAAAAGGATGGCCTATCATTGGGGAAACATTGGAATTTGCCGGGATAGGGCAAAAGGGAACTCCAGAGATGTTCATTAAGGACAGAATGAGAAAATACTCTCTGGATCTCTTCAAAACCTCAATGTTTGGGGAGAACATGGTTGTGTGTTGTGGTGCTTCAGGACACAAGTTTCTATTCTCAAATGAGAAAAAATGTGTCGTCACTTGGTGGCCACATTCCGTGGATCATGTTGCGCTTTCCCCTGAATCCATTGAAAACTTTGTCCCCGAAGATTCTATTAAAGTAAGGAGAGCCATAGTTCAATATCTCAAGCCAGAAGCGCTTCAATACTTCATACCTATCATGGACTCCATGACAAAGGAACACTTGGAGGCAGATTGGTCTCCTAACAAACAAGTGAAGGTTTTTCCACTCACCATGAAGTATACATTTTCTTTGGCTTGTAGGTTGTTTTTGAGTGTCACAGATCCCAACCATGTGGCAAGGCTTTCTGATATCTTTGCCCCTATCATAAATGGTTTTCTGTGTGTGCCTGTAAATATCCCAGGCACAGCATACAACCGTGCCATAAAAGCAGGCCATGTTATTCGCCAGGAGTTTTTGCAAGTCATCAAACAGAGGAAGAAGGAGCTATCAGAGAATACAGAGAAAGTTTCTCGTGACTTTTTAACTAACACGCTCCTCGCATTAAATGAGAACGGTAGATTTATCGATGATATGTTGATTGCTACCAACATTATGGCCTTAATTATTGGCGGCCATGAAACCACTACTACTACTATCACATTCGTGATGAAGTATCTGGCAGAGTATCCTCATGTTTATAGTGAGGTCTTCAAAG AGCAAATGGAGATTGCAAGATCCAAAGGTCCGAATGATTTGTTGAATTGGGATGACATTAAGAAGATGAAGTACTCTTGGAATGTGGCTTGTGAGACCCTGAGACTAACACCGCCTATAGCAGGAACATTTAGAAAGGCTATAGATGACTGCACTTACGCAGGCTTTACTATTCCTAAAGGGTGGAAG ATATTATGGTCTCCATAttccacacacaaaaacccCGAATACTTTCCAGATCCTGGGAAATTTGATCCTTTAAGATTTGAAGGGAATGGCCCAGCACCTTATACTTTTGTGCCATTTGGAGGAGGACCACGGATCTGCCCTGGGAGGGAGTACGCTCGATTAAAAATTCTAGTGTTTATACATAATGTGGTGACAAGATTCAAGTGGGAGAAAGTAATTCCAGATGAAAAGATTAATTACAAGCCAGCACCTAATCCAGCTGAGGGTCTACCGGTTTACCTTAAGCCGCATaatcataaatattaa